Proteins encoded in a region of the Candidatus Methanoperedens sp. genome:
- a CDS encoding presenilin family intramembrane aspartyl protease: MKLTNYIPFIGMGFVLLLVQLIAVALSEPLDRNDFRAFSNPEATSNVILWIAIILIFTAFIFLIIRMKKKWVIQAFIFLTVVSTLFYVFYALFSSLLTPGINFLLTIVLSISLTIVLYKFPEWYVIDIVGVIIGAGAASMFGISLAIGPTLLLLVLLAIYDYIAVYRTKHMIALAEGVMDLRLPILLVIPKHWKYSFLTEKFDKEEREAFFMGLGDAVMPTLLVVSAYHFVAATTLPLIGQVNLPAIGAVIGTFVGFAVLMTFVMKGKPQAGLPFLNGGVILGYLAGTLMAGTPLL, from the coding sequence TTGAAATTAACAAACTATATTCCGTTCATTGGCATGGGATTCGTGCTTCTCCTTGTTCAGTTGATTGCGGTCGCATTGAGCGAACCTCTGGACAGGAATGACTTCAGGGCATTTTCCAACCCTGAAGCTACAAGCAACGTTATTTTGTGGATCGCTATAATCCTCATTTTTACTGCATTCATTTTTCTTATCATCAGGATGAAAAAAAAATGGGTAATCCAGGCTTTCATCTTCCTAACAGTTGTTTCAACCCTGTTTTATGTTTTCTATGCTCTTTTCTCCTCTTTGCTGACTCCGGGCATCAATTTCCTTCTAACCATTGTACTTTCCATAAGTCTTACTATTGTTCTCTATAAATTCCCTGAATGGTACGTGATTGATATCGTCGGGGTGATAATCGGTGCAGGCGCAGCTTCGATGTTCGGAATTTCCCTTGCTATCGGTCCAACATTGCTTTTGCTTGTTCTGCTTGCTATTTATGACTATATAGCGGTGTACAGGACAAAGCATATGATTGCGCTTGCAGAAGGCGTTATGGACCTGAGACTTCCCATTTTGCTAGTTATACCTAAGCACTGGAAATATTCCTTTCTCACCGAAAAGTTTGATAAAGAGGAACGAGAGGCTTTCTTTATGGGGCTGGGGGATGCAGTGATGCCTACATTGCTCGTTGTATCCGCCTACCACTTTGTCGCGGCAACAACACTCCCGCTTATCGGACAAGTTAATTTGCCCGCGATCGGGGCTGTTATCGGGACTTTCGTGGGTTTTGCGGTGCTTATGACGTTCGTTATGAAAGGCAAACCCCAGGCAGGTCTGCCGTTCCTCAACGGCGGCGTGATCCTGGGATACCTGGCAGGAACCCTGATGGCCGGCACACCCCTGCTTTAA
- a CDS encoding response regulator, whose product MVKTRILVVEDEVIVAEDIRRSLQSLGYDVPAIESYGPEAIEKAEKYRPDLVLMDIMLRGEMDGIQAATQIHSRFDIPVVYLTAYSDEKILERAKITDPFGYIIKPFKERELKINIEIALYKHNMEMQLRKSREFYESVLEGIITGVWVTDSSDVIVYANKGMEAIGITPLQIVGSTDVDFLKFVKPYYLKARETLQPFSYEAVPFVSAKAGTKYYSGWFIPRIKDGKFNGMICTIENISKQTQVEKN is encoded by the coding sequence ATGGTAAAAACTCGGATACTTGTTGTTGAGGATGAAGTCATTGTTGCTGAAGATATACGAAGGAGCTTACAGAGTCTAGGATACGATGTTCCTGCAATAGAGTCTTATGGGCCAGAGGCTATTGAAAAAGCCGAAAAATATAGGCCGGATCTGGTGCTGATGGATATCATGCTTCGCGGCGAAATGGACGGGATTCAAGCGGCAACTCAGATACATTCCCGTTTCGATATCCCTGTGGTGTATCTCACCGCTTATTCCGATGAAAAAATCCTTGAACGGGCAAAGATAACAGATCCTTTTGGGTATATTATCAAACCATTCAAAGAAAGGGAACTGAAGATCAATATTGAGATAGCTCTATACAAACATAATATGGAGATGCAATTAAGGAAAAGCAGAGAATTCTACGAAAGTGTTCTGGAGGGCATCATCACAGGTGTATGGGTGACAGACAGCAGTGATGTCATTGTATATGCAAATAAAGGCATGGAGGCGATAGGGATTACGCCATTGCAAATTGTGGGCTCGACGGATGTGGACTTTCTGAAATTTGTCAAGCCATATTATCTGAAAGCAAGGGAAACGTTACAGCCTTTCTCTTACGAAGCCGTTCCTTTTGTTTCTGCCAAGGCAGGGACGAAATATTATTCCGGCTGGTTCATTCCCCGGATCAAGGATGGGAAGTTCAACGGCATGATATGTACAATTGAAAATATCTCCAAGCAAACGCAGGTGGAGAAAAACTAA
- a CDS encoding PAS domain S-box protein — translation MVKTNYGLKLLTIILSVFLIGYFLEEFKVGPGLLRDYFLISTELLPLVLSFSIFVMIWFVYHRSKDNHSLFMGWAFFVIGLIDLYYFLSLPFMPDFITSNSPHKAEIFWIEARLISAILFLVSAYIYKDTLKWLTNKSVLFASVIVLSFMSLITGLHPEYIPVMTHLDGSPTMEKTLFLSIISLIILYAGYLYYARFQETGHKNLICLIYGFVLLASGYLVYLFYVYPGALLEAAGFYFSYLGLFRSSIEIPYENLARSGEKRVLEAEERYRNLFDNANDAIITTDLQDRVTSWNRSAERFFGWKAEEMLGNKFSPLAFDQKLQAENHQIVGNAISGGPVTGIEMLLECKDGAKIDVSMTISPLRDTNQNVNGLSGIFRDNTERRRAEEQMKASLREKEVLMREIHHRVKNNMQIISSLLRLQSSYIPEKKYKDMYNESQNRIATMSLIHEKLYQSNDLTKIDANEYITDLVNGLLKSYDVNTGQVEMNIDAKNVLLGINSAVPCGLIINELVSNSLKYAFPDGKKGEIKISLHPTAENNMELVVRDNGIGIPAEMDFRKTNSWGMRMVTILAENQLRGEINLERSKGTEFQIKFMDVK, via the coding sequence ATGGTCAAAACCAACTATGGTCTGAAGTTATTGACAATCATTTTGTCCGTTTTCTTGATTGGGTATTTCCTTGAAGAATTCAAAGTTGGTCCAGGACTACTCCGTGATTATTTCCTGATATCAACAGAGCTATTACCCCTTGTCCTTTCTTTTTCCATCTTTGTGATGATATGGTTTGTGTATCACAGGAGCAAGGATAACCACTCCCTTTTCATGGGGTGGGCTTTTTTCGTTATTGGGCTCATTGACCTTTACTATTTTCTTTCGCTTCCATTCATGCCCGATTTCATCACCTCCAACTCGCCGCATAAGGCAGAAATTTTCTGGATCGAAGCTCGCCTGATCTCTGCAATCCTGTTTCTTGTGAGCGCGTATATCTATAAAGATACTCTCAAATGGTTAACGAATAAATCTGTTCTTTTTGCATCTGTAATAGTATTATCTTTCATGTCACTTATTACCGGTTTACATCCGGAGTATATACCTGTAATGACTCATCTTGATGGCAGTCCTACCATGGAAAAGACTCTTTTCCTCAGTATAATTTCATTAATTATTTTATACGCCGGCTATTTATACTATGCGAGGTTTCAGGAAACGGGGCATAAGAACCTGATATGCCTGATATACGGTTTTGTTCTTCTTGCTTCCGGTTATTTAGTATATCTCTTTTATGTTTATCCAGGCGCTTTGCTTGAAGCTGCAGGTTTCTATTTTTCATATCTCGGTCTATTCAGGTCGTCTATTGAGATACCCTATGAAAATCTGGCCAGGAGCGGTGAAAAGCGCGTACTTGAAGCTGAAGAAAGGTACAGAAACCTGTTCGATAATGCCAATGATGCAATCATAACGACCGATCTCCAAGACAGAGTTACTTCATGGAATCGAAGCGCAGAGAGGTTCTTTGGATGGAAGGCGGAGGAAATGCTTGGAAATAAATTCTCGCCTTTGGCGTTTGATCAGAAATTGCAGGCAGAGAACCATCAGATCGTCGGTAATGCAATATCCGGAGGGCCTGTCACGGGTATTGAGATGTTGCTTGAGTGCAAAGATGGAGCCAAAATAGACGTAAGCATGACCATTTCGCCTCTGAGGGACACGAATCAGAATGTGAATGGACTCTCAGGCATCTTCAGGGATAACACCGAGCGGCGGCGGGCAGAAGAACAAATGAAAGCCTCTCTCAGGGAAAAAGAAGTGCTTATGAGGGAGATTCACCACAGGGTCAAGAACAATATGCAGATAATATCAAGCCTGTTGAGGCTACAATCCAGTTATATTCCTGAGAAGAAATATAAAGATATGTATAATGAGAGCCAGAACCGGATAGCAACCATGTCTTTGATACATGAGAAACTCTACCAATCAAACGATTTGACTAAAATTGATGCAAATGAATATATCACGGATCTGGTGAACGGCTTGCTTAAGTCCTATGATGTCAATACAGGCCAAGTTGAAATGAATATTGATGCTAAAAATGTCTTGCTTGGGATCAATTCCGCTGTCCCATGCGGATTGATTATCAACGAACTGGTCAGTAATTCATTGAAATACGCGTTTCCTGACGGCAAGAAGGGTGAAATTAAAATATCGCTCCACCCAACCGCGGAAAATAATATGGAATTGGTCGTGCGTGATAATGGTATTGGGATTCCTGCAGAAATGGACTTTAGAAAAACCAACTCCTGGGGCATGCGAATGGTTACGATTCTTGCAGAAAACCAACTTCGTGGTGAAATCAATCTGGAACGAAGCAAGGGAACTGAATTCCAAATTAAATTCATGGATGTGAAATAA
- the pheA gene encoding prephenate dehydratase, with the protein MIIGTLGPEGSFSGKAAKQWNDEADLRYYDDIQDTVDAIRRGEVDCSVVPVENSLEGSIALTLDLLMECQLKIMGEVIIQIKHCLLSKGRIKDIKVIMSIPQALSQCRKYIKKNFKNVELRSALSTSHAAKIASESKEIAAIASMESAEIYGLKILDENIQDASENFTRFIVVGKKMSQATGNDKTSIIVYLEKNRPGALYEILGEFAKKGIDLTKIESRPTKKNLGDYLFYIDMKGHIDDRIIKDTLDRIKSKTGMLKILGSYPSAQ; encoded by the coding sequence ATGATAATCGGAACCTTAGGACCTGAGGGCTCGTTCTCGGGGAAAGCAGCGAAACAATGGAATGATGAAGCGGATTTGCGCTACTATGATGATATCCAGGACACCGTAGATGCTATCCGCCGCGGCGAAGTGGACTGCAGCGTGGTACCAGTGGAGAATTCACTGGAAGGCTCTATTGCGCTAACTCTCGATCTCCTTATGGAATGTCAGTTAAAAATAATGGGCGAGGTAATAATCCAGATAAAACATTGCCTTCTTTCGAAGGGCAGGATCAAGGATATAAAAGTCATCATGTCCATACCTCAGGCATTATCACAGTGCAGGAAGTACATCAAAAAAAATTTCAAGAATGTCGAGCTTCGCTCCGCATTGAGTACCTCGCATGCTGCAAAAATTGCTTCAGAATCAAAGGAAATAGCAGCCATTGCTTCTATGGAATCAGCCGAGATATACGGGTTAAAAATACTGGATGAGAATATACAGGATGCAAGCGAGAACTTCACAAGGTTCATCGTTGTGGGGAAAAAGATGTCACAGGCAACAGGCAATGATAAGACATCGATAATCGTGTATCTTGAAAAAAATAGACCGGGGGCGCTTTATGAGATACTGGGAGAATTCGCTAAAAAGGGGATAGACCTGACCAAGATCGAATCTCGCCCTACCAAAAAGAATCTTGGAGATTATCTTTTCTATATCGATATGAAAGGACATATCGATGATCGGATTATAAAGGATACCCTTGATAGGATAAAGAGTAAAACGGGGATGCTGAAGATCCTTGGCTCTTATCCTTCCGCCCAATGA